Proteins co-encoded in one Aquincola tertiaricarbonis genomic window:
- the bioA gene encoding adenosylmethionine--8-amino-7-oxononanoate transaminase, protein MTEHHNRHWRERSLAAVWHPCTQMKLHAPEGAGLPLIPIQRAQGVWLYDTEGHRYLDAISSWWVNLFGHNHPEMQAALTDQLATLDHVMLAGFTHAPVVELSERLGRLTGLGHAFYGSDGASATEIALKMSAHHWRNAGQPAKTRFVGVAGGYHGETVGALAVTDIALFREAYAPLVRLAATVPSPDARQAVAGETAVDVAERAAAALGRWLAEHAHETAAVIIEPLIQCAAGMAMHDPLYLQRARALCDQHGVHLVLDEIAVGFGRTGSLFAHQQAGIRPDFLCLSKGLTGGTLPLSVVLTTDAVYEAFYDDEVARGFLHSHSYTGNPLACRAALATLDLFEQTDALRRNAHTGPRLAAQLAPLTAHPRVRHARQRGMVFAWDVASSLPDFGRRYARHALAQGLVLRPIGHTLYVMPPYVIDEAEGDWLARGALAALQATLAEEAEPWSETRAAGGLRDGV, encoded by the coding sequence ATGACCGAGCACCACAACCGCCACTGGCGCGAGCGCAGCCTGGCCGCCGTGTGGCACCCGTGCACGCAGATGAAGCTGCATGCGCCCGAAGGCGCCGGCCTGCCGCTGATCCCCATCCAGCGGGCGCAGGGCGTGTGGCTGTACGACACCGAAGGCCACCGCTACCTGGACGCCATCAGCAGCTGGTGGGTCAACCTCTTCGGCCACAACCACCCGGAGATGCAGGCCGCGCTGACCGACCAGCTGGCCACGCTGGACCATGTGATGCTGGCCGGCTTCACCCATGCGCCGGTGGTCGAGCTGTCGGAGCGGCTGGGCCGGCTCACCGGCCTGGGCCATGCCTTCTACGGCAGCGACGGCGCCAGCGCCACCGAGATCGCGCTGAAGATGAGCGCCCACCACTGGCGCAATGCCGGCCAGCCGGCCAAGACCCGCTTCGTGGGCGTGGCCGGCGGCTACCACGGCGAAACCGTGGGCGCGCTCGCCGTGACCGACATCGCGCTGTTCCGCGAGGCCTACGCGCCGCTGGTGCGCCTGGCCGCCACCGTGCCCAGCCCCGATGCGCGGCAGGCCGTGGCCGGCGAAACCGCGGTCGACGTGGCCGAACGGGCCGCCGCCGCGCTGGGCCGCTGGCTGGCCGAGCATGCCCACGAGACGGCGGCCGTGATCATCGAGCCGCTGATCCAGTGCGCCGCCGGCATGGCCATGCACGACCCGCTGTACCTGCAGCGCGCCCGCGCGTTGTGCGACCAGCATGGCGTGCACCTGGTGCTGGACGAGATCGCGGTCGGTTTCGGCCGCACCGGCAGCCTGTTCGCGCACCAGCAGGCCGGCATCCGGCCCGACTTCCTGTGCCTGTCCAAGGGGCTCACCGGCGGCACATTGCCGCTGTCGGTGGTGCTGACCACCGACGCGGTGTACGAGGCCTTCTACGACGACGAGGTGGCCCGCGGCTTCCTGCATTCGCACAGCTACACCGGCAACCCGCTGGCCTGCCGCGCCGCGCTGGCCACGCTGGACCTGTTCGAGCAGACCGATGCGCTGCGCCGCAACGCACACACCGGCCCGCGGCTGGCCGCCCAGCTGGCGCCGCTGACGGCCCACCCGCGGGTGCGGCATGCGCGGCAGCGGGGCATGGTGTTCGCGTGGGACGTGGCCAGCAGCCTGCCCGACTTCGGCCGCCGCTATGCCCGCCATGCGCTCGCCCAGGGCCTGGTGCTGCGGCCCATCGGCCACACGCTGTACGTGATGCCGCCGTATGTGATCGACGAGGCCGAAGGCGACTGGCTGGCCCGCGGCGCCCTGGCCGCGCTGCAGGCCACGCTGGCCGAAGAAGCCGAGCCCTGGTCCGAGACCCGGGCCGCAGGAGGCCTGCGCGATGGTGTTTGA
- a CDS encoding glutaredoxin family protein codes for MSRSASLLQRTRLATGLSLLVLLAWQAGPAAAQAPLYKIVEPDGRITYTDRPVRNNTGRVSPVGANGAAGTPIDDSLTLLPLALRTVATRFPVTLFTAPECAPCDRAREFLRQRGIPYRERLASTDADREVWQRVVGAPEAPALSIGSQMLRGYAPDSWGEYLDAAGYPRDNRLPPNYQPPAPGPVAEGRTAPVPEPRGAAASAPDTSSARTPAAAVPTRPAPAATDTGVPVPAIRF; via the coding sequence ATGAGCCGTTCCGCTTCGCTGCTTCAACGTACCCGCCTGGCGACGGGCCTGAGCCTGCTGGTGCTGCTGGCCTGGCAGGCCGGCCCGGCCGCCGCGCAGGCCCCGCTCTACAAGATCGTAGAGCCCGACGGCCGCATCACCTACACCGACCGGCCGGTCCGCAACAACACCGGCCGGGTGTCGCCGGTGGGTGCCAACGGCGCCGCCGGCACGCCCATCGACGACAGCCTGACCTTGCTGCCGCTGGCCCTGCGCACCGTGGCCACGCGCTTTCCGGTCACGCTGTTCACCGCGCCCGAATGCGCGCCCTGCGACCGGGCGCGCGAATTCCTGCGCCAGCGCGGCATCCCCTATCGGGAGCGCCTGGCCAGCACCGACGCCGACCGCGAGGTGTGGCAACGCGTGGTGGGCGCGCCCGAGGCGCCGGCGCTGAGCATCGGCTCGCAGATGCTGCGCGGCTATGCACCCGACAGCTGGGGCGAGTACCTGGACGCCGCCGGCTACCCGCGCGACAACCGGCTGCCGCCCAACTACCAGCCGCCCGCCCCCGGGCCGGTGGCGGAAGGCCGCACCGCGCCCGTGCCCGAACCGCGCGGTGCCGCGGCCTCCGCCCCCGACACCAGCAGCGCCCGCACGCCCGCCGCCGCCGTGCCCACCCGCCCGGCCCCCGCCGCCACCGATACCGGCGTGCCGGTGCCGGCCATCCGCTTCTAG
- a CDS encoding M3 family metallopeptidase: MTEAAHNPLLQTGGLPAFDAIQPQHVGPAVDRLLADASAALERAVSDEVPANYEAMSAVLDVATERLGTAWGAVSHLNHVMDTPALRAAYTENLPKISEFYTRLGADERLYAKYKAIAHAPEAANLSAPRRKALANSMRDFVLSGAELQGEAKARFAKIQERLSELSQQYREHVLDATDAFSYYATDAEMDGVPADVREAARAAATADGQEGHKITLQFPSYFPVMQYATDRALREKIYTAYVTRASELGPPERDNTAVMTELLQLRQEEAKLLGYGSYADVSLVPKMAESPDQVRSFLADLARRARPYAERDLAELREFAAAELGLADLKPWDTAFASERLKQARYAFSDNEVKQYFTEPKVLEGLFRIVETVFEVKISPDTAPVWHPSVRFFKVERDGALLAQFYLDPYARQGKQGGAWMDDVRVRWARPEGGLQTPVAHLVCNFPSPQPGKPALLTHDDVITLFHEFGHGLHLMLTQVADIGVSGLSGVEWDAVELPSQFMENFTWEWEVLQQLTAHVDSGEPLPRALFDKMIAAKNFQSGMATLRQIEFALFDMRLHHEPAAAQQIQQVLNEVRREVAVLEATPFNRSQHTFSHIFAGGYAAGYYSYKWAEVLSADAWSAFEETGPLNVETGRRLRREVLEVGGSRPAMDSFKAFRGREPSIDALMRHQGMA; this comes from the coding sequence ATGACCGAAGCTGCCCACAACCCCTTGCTCCAGACCGGCGGCCTGCCCGCGTTCGATGCCATCCAGCCGCAGCACGTGGGCCCGGCGGTCGACCGCCTGCTGGCCGATGCCTCGGCCGCGCTGGAACGCGCCGTCAGCGACGAGGTGCCCGCCAACTATGAAGCGATGTCCGCCGTGCTGGACGTGGCCACCGAGCGCCTGGGCACCGCCTGGGGCGCCGTCAGCCACCTGAACCATGTGATGGACACGCCCGCCCTGCGCGCGGCCTACACCGAGAACCTGCCCAAGATCAGCGAGTTCTACACCCGCCTGGGCGCCGACGAACGGCTGTACGCCAAGTACAAGGCCATCGCCCACGCGCCCGAGGCCGCGAACCTGAGCGCGCCACGGCGCAAGGCGCTGGCCAACTCGATGCGCGACTTCGTGCTGTCGGGCGCCGAGCTGCAGGGCGAGGCCAAGGCCCGCTTCGCGAAGATCCAGGAGCGGCTGTCGGAGCTGAGCCAGCAGTACCGCGAGCATGTGCTGGACGCCACCGACGCCTTCAGCTACTACGCCACCGATGCCGAAATGGACGGCGTGCCGGCCGACGTGCGCGAGGCCGCCCGCGCGGCGGCCACTGCCGATGGCCAGGAAGGCCACAAGATCACGCTGCAGTTCCCCAGCTACTTCCCGGTGATGCAGTACGCCACCGACCGGGCGCTGCGCGAGAAGATCTACACCGCCTACGTCACCCGCGCCAGCGAGCTGGGCCCGCCCGAGCGCGACAACACCGCGGTGATGACCGAGCTGCTGCAGCTGCGCCAGGAAGAAGCGAAGCTGCTGGGCTATGGCAGCTACGCCGACGTGTCGCTGGTGCCCAAGATGGCCGAGTCGCCCGACCAGGTGCGCAGCTTCCTGGCCGACCTGGCGCGGCGCGCCCGCCCCTATGCCGAACGCGACTTGGCCGAGCTGCGTGAATTCGCCGCCGCCGAGCTGGGCCTGGCCGACCTGAAACCCTGGGACACCGCCTTTGCCAGCGAACGGCTGAAGCAGGCCCGCTACGCCTTCAGCGACAACGAGGTCAAGCAGTACTTCACCGAGCCCAAGGTGCTGGAAGGCCTGTTCCGCATCGTCGAGACGGTGTTCGAGGTGAAGATCAGCCCCGACACCGCCCCGGTGTGGCACCCCAGCGTGCGCTTTTTCAAGGTGGAGCGCGACGGCGCGCTGCTGGCGCAGTTCTACCTCGACCCCTATGCCCGCCAGGGCAAGCAGGGCGGCGCCTGGATGGACGACGTGCGCGTGCGCTGGGCCCGCCCTGAAGGTGGCCTGCAGACGCCGGTGGCCCACCTGGTGTGCAACTTCCCGTCTCCGCAGCCGGGCAAGCCCGCGCTGCTGACGCACGACGACGTCATCACCCTGTTCCACGAATTCGGCCATGGCCTGCACCTGATGCTCACCCAGGTGGCCGACATCGGCGTGTCGGGCCTGTCGGGCGTCGAGTGGGACGCCGTGGAGCTGCCCAGCCAGTTCATGGAGAACTTCACCTGGGAATGGGAGGTGCTGCAGCAGCTCACCGCCCATGTGGACAGCGGCGAGCCGCTGCCGCGCGCGCTGTTCGACAAGATGATCGCGGCCAAGAACTTCCAGAGCGGCATGGCCACGCTGCGGCAGATCGAGTTTGCGCTGTTCGACATGCGGCTGCACCATGAGCCGGCCGCCGCGCAGCAGATCCAGCAGGTGCTGAACGAAGTGCGGCGCGAGGTGGCGGTGCTGGAGGCCACGCCCTTCAACCGCTCGCAGCACACCTTCTCGCACATCTTTGCCGGGGGTTACGCGGCGGGCTACTACAGCTACAAGTGGGCCGAGGTGCTGTCGGCCGACGCCTGGAGCGCCTTCGAAGAAACCGGCCCGCTGAACGTGGAAACCGGCCGCCGCCTGCGCCGCGAGGTGCTGGAGGTGGGGGGCAGCCGCCCGGCGATGGACAGCTTCAAGGCCTTCCGCGGCCGCGAGCCGTCGATCGACGCGCTGATGCGCCATCAAGGGATGGCTTGA
- the folD gene encoding bifunctional methylenetetrahydrofolate dehydrogenase/methenyltetrahydrofolate cyclohydrolase FolD has protein sequence MTAQIIDGTALSNQVRAQVAVEAAALAQQHGRKPGLAVILVGDDPASAVYVRNKVKACNDNGLHSVLEQYPATLTEAELLARIAALNADETIHGILVQMPVPKHIDPHKVIEAIAPEKDVDGFSVRSAGELMSGLPGLRPATPYGCMKLIESTGVPIKGKHAVVIGRSNTVGKPMALLLLQAHATVTICHSGTPDLAAHTRLADIVVAATGRRNTLTADMVKPGAIIIDVGINRNEEGKLCGDVDFAAVKEVAGYISPVPGGVGPMTIAMLLVNTLEAARAAAAR, from the coding sequence ATGACCGCCCAGATCATCGACGGCACCGCCCTCTCCAACCAAGTTCGCGCCCAGGTGGCGGTGGAAGCCGCCGCGCTGGCGCAGCAGCATGGCCGCAAGCCCGGCCTGGCCGTCATCCTGGTGGGCGACGACCCGGCCAGCGCCGTGTACGTGCGCAACAAGGTCAAGGCCTGCAACGACAACGGCCTGCACTCGGTGCTGGAGCAATACCCCGCCACGCTGACCGAGGCCGAGCTGCTGGCCCGCATCGCGGCGCTGAATGCCGACGAGACCATCCACGGCATCCTGGTGCAGATGCCGGTGCCCAAGCACATCGATCCGCACAAGGTCATCGAAGCCATCGCGCCCGAGAAGGACGTGGACGGCTTTTCGGTGCGCAGCGCCGGCGAGCTGATGAGCGGCCTGCCCGGGCTGCGCCCGGCCACGCCCTACGGCTGCATGAAGCTGATCGAAAGCACCGGCGTGCCCATCAAAGGCAAGCATGCGGTGGTCATCGGCCGCAGCAACACCGTGGGCAAGCCGATGGCGCTGCTGCTGCTGCAGGCCCATGCCACCGTCACCATCTGCCACAGCGGCACGCCCGACCTGGCGGCCCACACCCGCCTGGCCGACATCGTGGTGGCCGCCACCGGCCGCCGCAACACGCTGACGGCCGACATGGTCAAGCCCGGCGCCATCATCATCGACGTGGGCATCAACCGCAATGAAGAAGGCAAGCTCTGCGGCGACGTGGACTTCGCGGCCGTCAAGGAAGTGGCGGGCTACATCAGCCCGGTGCCCGGTGGCGTGGGCCCGATGACCATCGCGATGCTCCTGGTCAACACCCTGGAAGCGGCACGGGCCGCCGCGGCGCGGTAA
- a CDS encoding response regulator transcription factor, with protein MSLIPKKGTVYVVDDDEAVRDSLQWLLEGKDYRVRCFDSAESFLSRFDPREVACLIADIRMDGMSGLELQDRLIERRSPLPIVFITGHGDVPMAVNTMKKGAMDFIEKPFKEEELLSLVERMLESARATFSQHQEEASRDALLARLTTREAQVLERIVAGRLNKQIADDLGISIKTVEAHRANIMEKLNANTVADLLKIALGATSKA; from the coding sequence ATGAGCTTGATTCCCAAAAAGGGTACCGTGTATGTCGTCGATGACGACGAGGCCGTGCGCGATTCGCTGCAGTGGCTGCTGGAAGGCAAGGACTACCGCGTCCGCTGCTTCGATTCCGCCGAATCCTTCCTCTCGCGCTTCGACCCCCGCGAAGTGGCCTGCCTGATCGCCGACATCCGCATGGACGGCATGAGCGGCCTGGAACTGCAGGACCGCCTGATCGAGCGCCGCTCGCCGCTGCCCATCGTCTTCATCACCGGCCACGGCGACGTGCCGATGGCCGTGAACACGATGAAAAAGGGCGCGATGGACTTCATCGAGAAGCCCTTCAAGGAAGAAGAGCTGCTGAGCCTGGTCGAGCGGATGCTCGAATCGGCCCGCGCCACCTTCTCGCAGCACCAGGAAGAAGCCAGCCGCGACGCGCTGCTGGCCCGCCTGACCACGCGCGAGGCGCAGGTGCTCGAGCGCATCGTCGCCGGCCGGCTGAACAAGCAGATCGCCGACGACCTGGGCATCAGCATCAAGACGGTGGAGGCGCACCGCGCCAACATCATGGAAAAGCTCAACGCCAACACCGTGGCCGACCTGCTGAAGATCGCCCTGGGCGCCACGAGCAAGGCCTGA
- a CDS encoding PAS domain-containing sensor histidine kinase → MQPRHDLFAASSVSFSRGQRLLNRWWRRQSPARQDRFVTIGPLVSVLLFLAAIISAFRYLRNEEIEREIESVRRDTEIVQQQMRLRLIESQEQMIRLAGQMTRRPIDAADFIDQAATLGRERPEITQIAWITADRERKASHSVSGYPVEPKAEVDPSLPALGRASEPERAFEVARDLRQPVYSRAFVNPAAAPVFQLQVPLFDGSRFAGVLMAEYSVETLLRLAVPDVVTQRHTIAVLDDQAREVASSEAARGNRLVRRAPIVHDAPLAPTANGLVVRGQGWRTSIGLISNTLFWMVVALSGLTVWMLLATWRHMRRRGQIQGALVQETNFRRAMENSMLTGMRALDMEGRITYVNPAFCAMTGFSEADLIGARPPFPHWPPTLIDENMRLLQQELQGRSPAGGIEVKVMRKDGTQFDARMYVSPLIDSKGQQTGWMTSMTNITEAKRIRDQLSASHERFTTVLEGLDAAVSVLSVQQSELLFANRSYRLWFGADAKGHDLLAGPNAALRFLADQDDMVDSLSGLPTEELTEAGSDPREVYVESLNKWFDVRSRYLQWTDGRLAQMLIATDITARRRAEEQAARQAEKAQVTSRLVTMGEMASSVAHELNQPLTAIANYCNGMVSRVKNDAIQKDDLIAALEKTSRQAQRAGQIIHRIRSFVKRSEPQRQLAEARSIIDEAVELANIELRRRNVELHTYVAQRLPPLMCDPILIEQVVLNLVKNAAEAIDVAQMPPQRRHIELRVVPRHTPEEGGVIEFSVTDMGPGMKEEVLSRMYEAFFSTKADGLGIGLGLCRSIVESHRGRIRAQNLYNGEQVVGCRFVFTLPVDTALLRSDFPPALPSSAPANNTVAS, encoded by the coding sequence ATGCAGCCCCGTCACGATCTTTTTGCCGCCAGCAGTGTCTCGTTCAGCCGGGGGCAAAGACTGCTCAACCGCTGGTGGCGCCGGCAGTCGCCGGCCCGGCAGGACCGCTTTGTCACCATCGGGCCGCTGGTGTCGGTGCTGCTCTTCCTCGCGGCCATCATCTCGGCCTTCCGGTACCTGCGCAACGAAGAGATCGAGCGCGAGATCGAGTCGGTGCGGCGCGACACCGAGATCGTCCAGCAGCAGATGCGGCTGAGGCTGATCGAGAGCCAGGAGCAGATGATCCGGCTGGCCGGCCAGATGACGCGCCGCCCCATCGACGCCGCCGACTTCATCGACCAGGCCGCCACGCTGGGCCGCGAGCGGCCCGAGATCACGCAGATCGCGTGGATCACCGCTGACCGGGAGCGCAAGGCCAGCCACTCCGTCTCGGGCTATCCGGTCGAGCCCAAGGCCGAGGTCGATCCTTCGCTGCCGGCCCTGGGCCGCGCCAGCGAACCCGAACGGGCGTTCGAGGTGGCGCGCGACCTGCGCCAGCCGGTGTACTCGCGCGCGTTCGTGAACCCGGCCGCTGCGCCGGTGTTCCAGCTGCAGGTGCCGCTGTTCGACGGCAGCCGCTTCGCCGGCGTGCTGATGGCCGAGTACTCGGTGGAGACGCTGCTGCGCCTGGCGGTGCCCGACGTGGTCACCCAGCGCCACACCATCGCGGTGCTGGACGACCAGGCGCGCGAGGTGGCCAGCAGCGAAGCCGCCCGCGGCAACCGCCTGGTGCGGCGCGCGCCCATCGTGCACGACGCACCGCTGGCGCCCACCGCCAACGGCCTGGTGGTGCGCGGCCAGGGCTGGCGCACCTCCATCGGCCTGATCAGCAACACGCTGTTCTGGATGGTGGTGGCCCTGTCGGGCCTGACGGTGTGGATGCTGCTGGCCACCTGGCGCCACATGCGCCGGCGCGGGCAGATCCAGGGCGCGCTGGTGCAGGAGACCAACTTCCGCCGCGCGATGGAGAACTCCATGCTCACCGGCATGCGGGCGCTCGACATGGAAGGCCGCATCACCTACGTGAACCCCGCCTTCTGCGCGATGACCGGCTTCTCCGAGGCCGACCTGATCGGCGCGCGACCGCCCTTCCCGCACTGGCCGCCGACGCTGATCGACGAGAACATGCGGCTGCTGCAGCAGGAGCTGCAGGGCCGCAGCCCGGCCGGCGGCATCGAGGTGAAGGTGATGCGCAAGGACGGCACGCAGTTCGACGCGCGCATGTACGTCTCGCCGCTGATCGACTCCAAGGGCCAGCAGACCGGCTGGATGACCTCGATGACCAACATCACCGAGGCCAAGCGCATCCGCGACCAGCTCTCGGCCTCGCACGAGCGCTTCACCACCGTGCTGGAGGGGCTGGACGCCGCGGTGTCGGTGCTGTCGGTGCAGCAGAGCGAACTGCTGTTCGCCAACCGCTCGTACCGGCTGTGGTTCGGCGCCGACGCCAAGGGCCACGACCTGCTGGCCGGGCCCAATGCGGCGTTGCGCTTCCTGGCCGACCAGGACGACATGGTGGACAGCCTCTCGGGCCTGCCCACCGAGGAGCTGACCGAGGCCGGCTCCGACCCGCGCGAGGTGTATGTGGAATCGCTGAACAAGTGGTTCGACGTGCGTAGCCGCTACCTGCAGTGGACCGACGGCCGGCTGGCGCAGATGCTGATCGCCACCGACATCACGGCCCGCCGTCGCGCCGAGGAACAGGCCGCCCGCCAGGCCGAGAAGGCGCAGGTGACCAGCCGGCTGGTGACCATGGGCGAGATGGCTTCGTCGGTGGCCCACGAGCTGAACCAGCCGCTGACCGCGATTGCCAACTACTGCAACGGCATGGTCAGCCGGGTGAAGAACGATGCGATCCAGAAGGACGACCTGATCGCGGCGCTGGAGAAGACCTCGCGCCAGGCGCAGCGGGCCGGGCAGATCATCCACCGCATCCGCTCCTTCGTGAAACGCAGCGAGCCGCAGCGCCAGCTGGCCGAGGCGCGCAGCATCATCGACGAGGCGGTGGAGCTGGCCAACATCGAGCTGCGCCGCCGCAACGTGGAGCTGCACACCTACGTGGCCCAGCGCCTGCCGCCGCTGATGTGCGACCCCATCCTGATCGAGCAGGTGGTGCTGAACCTGGTGAAGAACGCGGCCGAGGCCATCGACGTGGCGCAGATGCCGCCGCAGCGCCGCCACATCGAGCTGCGCGTGGTGCCGCGGCACACGCCCGAAGAAGGCGGCGTCATCGAGTTCAGCGTGACCGACATGGGCCCCGGCATGAAGGAGGAGGTGCTCTCGCGCATGTACGAGGCCTTCTTCTCGACCAAGGCCGACGGCCTGGGCATCGGCCTGGGTTTGTGCCGCTCCATCGTCGAGAGTCACCGGGGCCGGATCAGGGCCCAGAACCTCTACAATGGAGAGCAGGTCGTGGGTTGCCGATTCGTCTTCACGCTGCCCGTCGACACCGCCTTGCTGCGCAGCGATTTTCCGCCTGCGCTGCCTTCCTCAGCCCCTGCCAACAACACCGTTGCCTCATGA
- the aceE gene encoding pyruvate dehydrogenase (acetyl-transferring), homodimeric type: MSAVPESIPGGAAANDSDHQETREWLDALSAVIGTEGGERAHFLLEQLIDHARQAGIDVPFSANTAYVNTIPADQEERCPGNIEIEKRLRAYMRWNAMAMVVRANRLKPADGGDLGGHIGSFASLASMLGAGFNHFWHAENENHGGDLLYIQGHSAPGIYARAFLEGRLTEEQLDSFRQEVDGKGLSSYPHPKLMPEFWQFPTVSMGLGPLMAIYQARFLKYLHARGIADTANRKVWAFMGDGEMDEPESLGAIGLAAREGLDNLVFVINCNLQRLDGPVRGNGKIIQELEGEFRGSGWNVIKLIWGKGWDELLARDKSGKLKQLMMETVDGDYQAMKANDGAYVRKHFFGKYPETAKLVEHMSDEEIFDLRRGGHQPEKVFAAFHAAHHNKTGQPTLLLVKTVKGYGMGKAGEGKNTVHQTKKLTDDDIKYIRDRFGIPIPDSELPKIPYYKPADDTPEMRYLHERRQALGGYLPKRRVKTEETFEVPSLDTFKAVLEPTAEGREISTTQAYVRFLTQLLRDKALGPRVVPILVDEARTFGMEGLFRQIGIYNPKGQLYTPVDKDQVMYYKEDKAGQILQEGINEAGGMASWIAAATSYSTNNRVMIPFYVYYSMFGFQRIGDLAWAAGDMQARGFLLGGTSGRTTLNGEGLQHEDGHSHILAGTIPNCVSYDPTFAHEVAVIMHNGLQRMVGKQENVFFYITLLNENYAMPGLKAGTEAQIIKGMYLLQEADAAGKPTVNLLGSGTILRESMAAKELLESDWGVAANVWSCPSFNELTRDGQDAERWNLLHPTETPRVPYVTEQLAPHAGPVIASTDYMKNYAEQIRAFIPKGRTYKVLGTDGFGRSDFRSKLREHFEVNRHYVVVAALKALAEEGAVPATKVAEAIQKYGINPDKINPLYA; the protein is encoded by the coding sequence ATGTCTGCAGTGCCCGAATCCATCCCCGGCGGCGCGGCCGCCAACGATTCCGATCACCAGGAAACCCGCGAGTGGCTGGACGCCCTCTCTGCAGTCATCGGGACTGAAGGTGGCGAGCGCGCCCACTTTCTGCTGGAACAGCTGATCGACCACGCCCGCCAGGCCGGCATCGACGTGCCGTTCTCGGCCAACACCGCGTACGTCAACACCATCCCGGCCGACCAGGAAGAGCGCTGCCCCGGCAACATCGAGATCGAGAAGCGCCTGCGCGCCTACATGCGCTGGAATGCGATGGCGATGGTGGTGCGCGCCAACCGCCTGAAGCCCGCCGACGGCGGCGACCTCGGCGGCCACATCGGCTCGTTCGCGTCGCTGGCCTCGATGCTGGGCGCCGGCTTCAACCACTTCTGGCATGCCGAGAACGAGAACCACGGCGGTGACCTGCTGTACATCCAGGGCCACAGCGCGCCCGGCATCTACGCCCGCGCCTTCCTGGAAGGCCGGCTGACCGAAGAGCAGCTCGACAGCTTCCGCCAGGAAGTGGACGGCAAGGGACTGTCCAGCTACCCGCACCCGAAGCTGATGCCCGAGTTCTGGCAGTTCCCGACCGTCAGCATGGGCCTGGGCCCCTTGATGGCCATCTACCAGGCGCGCTTCCTGAAGTACCTGCATGCCCGCGGCATCGCCGACACGGCCAACCGCAAGGTGTGGGCCTTCATGGGCGACGGCGAGATGGACGAGCCGGAAAGCCTGGGCGCCATCGGCCTGGCCGCGCGCGAAGGTCTGGACAACCTGGTCTTCGTCATCAACTGCAACCTGCAGCGCCTGGACGGCCCGGTGCGCGGCAACGGCAAGATCATTCAGGAGCTGGAAGGCGAATTCCGCGGCAGCGGCTGGAACGTCATCAAACTGATCTGGGGCAAGGGCTGGGACGAGCTGCTGGCGCGCGACAAGAGCGGCAAGCTCAAGCAGCTGATGATGGAAACCGTGGACGGCGACTACCAGGCCATGAAGGCCAACGACGGCGCCTACGTCCGCAAGCACTTCTTCGGCAAGTACCCCGAGACCGCCAAGCTGGTCGAGCACATGAGCGACGAGGAGATCTTCGATCTGCGTCGCGGGGGCCACCAGCCCGAGAAGGTGTTCGCCGCCTTCCACGCCGCCCACCACAACAAGACGGGCCAGCCCACGCTGCTGCTGGTCAAGACCGTCAAGGGCTACGGCATGGGCAAGGCCGGTGAAGGCAAGAACACCGTCCACCAGACCAAGAAGCTGACGGACGACGACATCAAATACATCCGCGACCGCTTCGGCATCCCCATCCCCGACAGCGAGCTGCCCAAGATCCCGTACTACAAGCCGGCCGACGACACGCCGGAAATGCGCTACCTGCACGAGCGCCGCCAGGCCCTGGGCGGCTACCTGCCCAAGCGCCGCGTGAAGACCGAAGAAACCTTCGAGGTGCCTTCGCTCGACACCTTCAAGGCCGTGCTGGAGCCCACCGCCGAAGGCCGTGAGATCTCCACCACCCAGGCCTACGTGCGCTTCCTGACGCAGCTGCTGCGCGACAAGGCCCTGGGCCCGCGCGTGGTGCCCATCCTGGTGGACGAGGCCCGCACCTTCGGCATGGAAGGCCTGTTCCGCCAGATCGGCATCTACAACCCGAAGGGCCAGCTGTACACCCCGGTCGACAAGGACCAGGTGATGTACTACAAGGAAGACAAGGCCGGCCAGATCCTGCAAGAGGGCATCAACGAAGCCGGCGGCATGGCGAGCTGGATCGCGGCAGCCACGAGCTACTCGACGAACAACCGGGTGATGATCCCGTTCTACGTCTACTACTCGATGTTCGGCTTCCAGCGCATCGGCGACCTGGCCTGGGCGGCCGGCGACATGCAGGCCCGTGGCTTCCTGCTGGGCGGCACCTCGGGCCGCACCACGCTGAACGGCGAAGGCCTGCAGCACGAAGACGGCCACAGCCACATCCTGGCTGGCACCATCCCGAACTGCGTGAGCTACGACCCCACCTTCGCGCACGAAGTGGCGGTGATCATGCACAACGGCCTGCAGCGCATGGTGGGCAAGCAGGAGAACGTGTTCTTCTACATCACGCTGCTGAACGAGAACTACGCCATGCCGGGCCTGAAGGCCGGCACCGAGGCGCAGATCATCAAGGGCATGTACCTGCTGCAGGAAGCGGACGCTGCGGGCAAGCCCACCGTCAACCTGCTGGGCAGCGGCACCATCCTGCGTGAAAGCATGGCCGCCAAGGAACTGCTGGAAAGCGACTGGGGCGTGGCTGCCAACGTCTGGAGCTGCCCGAGCTTCAACGAGCTGACCCGCGACGGCCAGGACGCCGAGCGCTGGAACCTGCTGCACCCGACCGAGACGCCGCGCGTGCCTTACGTCACCGAGCAGCTGGCCCCGCATGCCGGCCCGGTGATCGCCAGCACCGACTACATGAAGAACTATGCGGAGCAGATCCGCGCCTTCATCCCGAAGGGCCGCACCTACAAGGTGCTGGGCACCGACGGCTTCGGCCGCAGCGACTTCCGCAGCAAGCTGCGTGAGCACTTCGAGGTGAACCGCCACTACGTGGTCGTGGCTGCGCTGAAGGCGCTGGCCGAAGAAGGCGCGGTGCCCGCGACCAAGGTGGCCGAGGCCATCCAGAAGTACGGCATCAACCCCGACAAGATCAACCCGCTGTACGCATAA